A genomic window from Rhodococcus sp. KBS0724 includes:
- a CDS encoding HNH endonuclease signature motif containing protein, with product MNSREAWQYDGEGLKTEVLDLARARHEMQSRMIVMITEMFTRDTLGGRGFRAIAQWLHQSTNLEIGECSRLVGLARLFMLEPVVGQSFHDGDIDASKARQVAQFCQRPPKNMSLVDVEKARDILLTLASKNVTDCDAVRAAIRRIQKQYGNRADGIPAGENSELNEFYASRGLYGRVSVKGDLDAVNGARLIALLSALSAPTPEKDGVKDERTPALRRADGFCELLRRYEAAGLGPVEGGVKPHLTITATAKDLTDLQALKDLLPSTEELGYAITNWAGPISLDTARMLACDCEITRILLDDNGVPLNHGMKARLATVPQRRALTVRDGGCAFPGCGTPPGWCDAHHLIHWLDDGPTDLDNLILLCGHHHRMMHHTEWRVDIGNDRKTRFYPPMSVDPYQVPVPGNTPPTAA from the coding sequence ATGAACAGTCGGGAAGCGTGGCAATACGACGGCGAAGGCCTCAAGACAGAGGTGCTCGACCTCGCCCGCGCCCGGCACGAGATGCAGTCCCGCATGATTGTGATGATTACCGAGATGTTCACTCGCGACACACTCGGCGGCCGAGGATTCCGCGCTATCGCGCAGTGGCTGCACCAGTCCACGAACCTCGAGATCGGCGAATGTAGTCGGCTGGTCGGCCTGGCGCGGTTGTTCATGCTCGAACCTGTTGTCGGGCAATCTTTTCACGACGGTGATATCGATGCGTCGAAGGCGCGTCAGGTAGCGCAGTTCTGCCAGCGTCCGCCCAAGAACATGAGCCTCGTCGACGTCGAGAAGGCCCGCGACATCCTCCTGACCCTCGCCTCGAAGAACGTCACCGACTGCGATGCCGTCCGCGCGGCCATCCGGCGGATCCAGAAACAGTACGGCAACCGCGCCGACGGCATACCCGCCGGTGAGAATTCCGAACTCAACGAGTTCTACGCCTCCCGCGGGCTGTACGGGCGAGTCAGCGTCAAAGGTGACCTCGACGCCGTCAACGGTGCCCGTCTCATCGCGCTACTGTCCGCCCTGTCGGCGCCCACACCGGAGAAAGACGGCGTGAAAGACGAACGCACCCCGGCACTTCGACGCGCCGATGGATTTTGTGAACTGCTGCGCCGCTACGAAGCCGCCGGTCTCGGACCCGTCGAAGGTGGCGTCAAACCGCACCTGACGATCACCGCCACCGCAAAAGACCTCACCGATCTGCAGGCACTGAAAGACCTGCTGCCCTCCACCGAAGAACTCGGCTACGCGATCACCAACTGGGCCGGCCCCATCAGCCTCGACACCGCCCGCATGCTGGCCTGCGACTGCGAGATCACCCGAATCCTTCTCGACGACAACGGTGTACCCCTCAATCACGGCATGAAGGCGCGACTCGCGACCGTCCCACAGCGTCGCGCGCTCACGGTACGAGACGGCGGCTGCGCCTTCCCCGGTTGCGGAACCCCACCAGGCTGGTGCGACGCCCACCATCTGATTCACTGGCTCGACGACGGCCCCACGGATCTCGATAATCTGATCTTGCTGTGCGGTCACCACCATCGGATGATGCATCACACCGAGTGGAGAGTCGACATCGGAAACGACCGGAAAACCCGGTTCTATCCACCGATGTCGGTAGATCCGTATCAAGTTCCCGTTCCCGGGAACACACCGCCAACAGCGGCCTGA
- a CDS encoding class I SAM-dependent methyltransferase produces MAQSEKQLIFDIRRYWEAQDDSLGATLPLSDSRTTDFREHPVWVGVIDALTRQRSGGREIKRVADMGSGLGNVSEILVRLGFDVIAVDFSASRSAKAAERLARYGMVSAIESTHRTDRHRFESVQRRLRMLPPSGYSSGPTPVTRRRGTPLSAIADMSAPIGVWADAGLSDVEIGDLRWVTAARTRNWPHHRRILRRDSYFAISGIN; encoded by the coding sequence ATGGCACAGTCAGAAAAACAGTTGATCTTCGATATTCGTCGATACTGGGAAGCGCAAGACGATTCTCTCGGAGCGACCTTGCCGCTGTCGGATTCGCGCACCACGGATTTTCGCGAGCATCCGGTCTGGGTCGGTGTGATCGACGCGTTGACGCGTCAGCGCTCGGGCGGTCGCGAGATCAAACGTGTCGCGGACATGGGATCGGGCCTGGGCAACGTGTCCGAAATCCTCGTTCGATTGGGGTTCGACGTGATTGCTGTCGACTTCTCGGCCTCGCGCAGTGCAAAGGCGGCGGAGAGGTTGGCTCGATACGGCATGGTGAGTGCCATAGAAAGTACCCATCGCACCGATCGCCACCGCTTCGAGTCGGTTCAACGACGGCTGAGGATGCTCCCGCCGTCGGGTTATTCGAGCGGGCCGACACCGGTGACTCGTCGCCGTGGCACACCGCTCTCCGCGATAGCGGACATGTCGGCGCCGATCGGAGTGTGGGCGGACGCGGGGTTGTCGGATGTCGAAATCGGTGACCTGCGATGGGTGACCGCCGCGCGGACTCGGAACTGGCCGCATCATCGCCGAATCCTTCGCCGCGACAGCTATTTTGCGATCAGCGGAATCAACTGA
- a CDS encoding GMC oxidoreductase — MSIRAGSKDRYARTTSGLTRRNFLAATGLAVGAAALSSSWTTAAASPRRALDDGDRVPALVIGSGYGGAVAALRLTQAGIDTHMVEMGRSWTTPGSDGKIFCSTLSPDGRSFWLRDRTVQPLSHFSGGSIDKNISRYVGVLDAEDFGGIKVYQGRGVGGGSLVNGGMAVTPKRNYFEEILPGVDSEEMYSTYFPRANAALGVNNIDPAWFESTEYYAFARTGRKTAERSGFATTFVPNVYDFNYMKQEASGQVAKSALAAEVIFGNNAGKKSLDKTYLAAASATGRLTISALHVVTSVSPAATGGGYQVVMNQINEQGNTVGTKTVVADKVFFAAGSVGTSKLLVSMKAQGQLANLPGAVGQEWGHNGNVMVARANHMWDATGAKQSSIPVMGIDNWADSTAPVFAEIAPFPAGTELWVSLYLAIAKNPERAQFQFNSTTGKVGLNWQRSQNQPSITMAKKVFDKINKKEGTIYRTDLFGPVQTWGDQLTYHPLGGCVLGKATDNYGRLPEYPGLYVMDGSLVPGNVGVNPFVTITALAERNIENIIANDLH, encoded by the coding sequence TTGAGTATTCGAGCTGGATCCAAGGACCGATACGCACGTACCACTTCGGGGCTGACGCGTAGAAACTTCCTTGCCGCAACAGGATTAGCTGTAGGTGCTGCCGCATTGTCTTCGTCGTGGACGACGGCAGCGGCCTCGCCCCGACGGGCACTCGATGACGGTGACCGCGTTCCGGCTCTGGTGATCGGCAGTGGTTACGGCGGAGCAGTGGCAGCGCTCCGATTGACGCAGGCCGGCATCGACACGCATATGGTCGAGATGGGTCGATCCTGGACCACGCCGGGATCCGACGGCAAGATCTTCTGCTCGACGCTCTCGCCGGACGGTCGCTCCTTCTGGCTCAGAGATCGCACAGTACAACCGCTTTCGCACTTCTCGGGTGGTTCGATCGACAAGAACATCAGTCGATACGTCGGTGTTCTCGACGCCGAGGACTTCGGTGGGATCAAGGTCTATCAAGGCCGCGGGGTGGGTGGCGGATCGCTTGTCAACGGCGGAATGGCAGTGACGCCGAAGCGCAACTACTTCGAGGAAATCCTTCCCGGCGTAGATTCGGAAGAGATGTACTCGACCTACTTCCCGAGAGCTAACGCTGCGCTGGGTGTGAACAACATCGATCCCGCCTGGTTCGAGTCGACCGAATACTACGCATTTGCGAGAACCGGCCGGAAGACCGCTGAGAGATCCGGTTTCGCTACGACATTCGTTCCCAATGTCTACGACTTCAACTACATGAAGCAGGAGGCTTCGGGACAGGTTGCCAAATCCGCCCTGGCCGCCGAGGTTATTTTCGGAAACAACGCGGGCAAGAAGTCCCTCGACAAGACGTACCTCGCGGCAGCGTCGGCAACCGGGCGCCTCACGATCTCCGCACTACACGTCGTGACCAGCGTGTCGCCGGCTGCAACCGGTGGTGGGTATCAGGTGGTGATGAACCAGATCAACGAGCAGGGAAACACTGTCGGAACCAAGACGGTTGTTGCCGACAAGGTCTTCTTTGCAGCCGGCAGCGTCGGCACCAGCAAGTTGCTCGTCTCTATGAAAGCACAAGGGCAACTGGCGAACCTGCCGGGAGCCGTCGGCCAGGAATGGGGTCACAACGGCAACGTGATGGTGGCCCGCGCCAACCATATGTGGGATGCAACAGGGGCAAAGCAATCGTCGATACCGGTGATGGGTATCGACAACTGGGCAGACTCCACAGCACCCGTTTTCGCGGAGATTGCACCCTTCCCGGCCGGGACCGAGCTATGGGTGAGCCTGTACCTGGCAATTGCCAAGAATCCCGAACGCGCGCAATTCCAGTTCAACTCGACCACCGGCAAAGTCGGACTGAATTGGCAACGCTCCCAGAATCAACCGTCGATCACCATGGCCAAGAAGGTATTCGACAAGATCAACAAGAAGGAAGGCACAATCTATCGGACCGACCTTTTCGGTCCGGTCCAGACGTGGGGCGATCAACTGACATACCACCCGCTCGGCGGGTGTGTTCTGGGTAAGGCCACCGACAACTACGGTCGGCTTCCCGAGTATCCGGGGCTTTACGTCATGGACGGCTCGCTGGTTCCCGGGAACGTCGGTGTGAATCCGTTTGTCACCATTACCGCTCTGGCAGAACGGAATATCGAGAACATCATCGCGAACGACCTGCACTAG
- the purD gene encoding phosphoribosylamine--glycine ligase, with protein sequence MRVLVIGSGAREHALLLSLARDPGVTALICAPGNAGIGKIAEQHPVDVASGEAVTALAKKVEADLVVIGPEVPLVLGVADAVRAAGIACFGPSADAARIEGSKAFAKDVMAVAGVKTAHSEIVDNPAKLDEALDRFGPNWVVKDDGLAAGKGVVVTTDRGAARDHAAELLESGHPVLLESFLDGPEVSLFCLVDGETVVPLLPAQDHKRVGDGDSGPNTGGMGAYTPLPWLPDEMVTQIVDDVVKPVAAELVARGSGFTGLLYAGLAMGVNGPAVVEFNCRFGDPETQAVLALLETPLGGLLNAASTGTLDSVGPLQWRDGSAVTVVIAAENYPATPRTGDVITGADAEGVLHAGTKKREDGAVVSAGGRVLSVVGVGKDLAEARDDAYAKIALVKLPGGHFRTDIGLGAVEGRIALP encoded by the coding sequence GTGCGCGTACTCGTAATCGGCTCCGGAGCCCGTGAACATGCCCTCCTTCTCTCCCTTGCTCGCGATCCAGGTGTCACGGCCCTGATCTGCGCGCCCGGCAATGCCGGTATCGGCAAGATCGCCGAGCAGCACCCGGTCGACGTCGCGTCGGGCGAGGCTGTCACTGCGTTGGCCAAGAAGGTCGAAGCAGACCTCGTTGTCATCGGACCTGAGGTTCCGCTGGTGCTCGGTGTCGCGGATGCCGTCCGAGCAGCCGGTATCGCGTGCTTCGGACCGTCAGCCGACGCAGCCCGCATCGAAGGGTCCAAGGCATTTGCCAAGGACGTGATGGCTGTTGCCGGTGTCAAAACCGCTCACAGCGAGATCGTCGACAATCCCGCCAAGCTGGACGAGGCTCTCGATCGTTTCGGCCCCAACTGGGTGGTCAAGGACGACGGACTGGCCGCAGGTAAGGGCGTCGTAGTCACGACCGACCGCGGTGCTGCGCGTGACCACGCTGCCGAACTGCTCGAGAGTGGCCACCCGGTCTTGCTCGAATCTTTCCTCGACGGCCCCGAGGTTTCGCTCTTCTGCCTCGTCGACGGCGAGACGGTTGTTCCGTTGCTGCCCGCACAGGATCACAAGCGCGTCGGCGACGGTGACAGCGGACCCAACACCGGCGGCATGGGTGCATACACCCCGTTGCCGTGGTTGCCGGACGAGATGGTCACGCAGATCGTCGACGATGTCGTGAAGCCTGTCGCTGCGGAGTTGGTTGCACGGGGCAGCGGCTTCACCGGACTCCTTTACGCAGGCCTCGCAATGGGTGTCAACGGACCGGCCGTGGTCGAGTTCAACTGCCGATTCGGTGACCCGGAAACTCAGGCCGTCCTGGCGCTGCTCGAGACGCCGCTGGGCGGATTGCTCAACGCCGCGTCCACCGGCACGCTCGATTCCGTTGGTCCGTTGCAGTGGCGCGACGGCAGTGCCGTCACAGTCGTGATTGCCGCGGAGAACTACCCGGCGACGCCGCGGACGGGTGACGTGATCACCGGAGCAGACGCCGAGGGTGTTCTCCATGCGGGCACCAAAAAGCGTGAAGACGGTGCCGTGGTGTCGGCCGGCGGCCGTGTGCTGAGTGTTGTCGGAGTGGGTAAGGATCTTGCCGAAGCACGCGACGATGCCTACGCGAAGATTGCACTCGTGAAGCTTCCCGGTGGGCATTTCCGGACGGATATCGGACTGGGTGCTGTCGAGGGGCGTATCGCTCTACCCTGA
- a CDS encoding MarR family winged helix-turn-helix transcriptional regulator, which produces MPIAEDASRSLIASTFELRRALREYMDPSGTDETLPEAQSEVIHDIAHHPGTRIGAVARRLAKRPNTVSTLVRILTDKDLIERRPDPSDGRVSTLYVKDERSARRDRRTEQRIHALAGELSHLTPEDVDTLIAASRILDSVNYSLRVHAPRVTAVADSQRSTE; this is translated from the coding sequence GTGCCCATCGCAGAAGACGCATCGAGATCGCTCATTGCCTCGACGTTCGAATTGCGCCGCGCGCTGCGCGAATACATGGACCCTTCGGGCACCGACGAGACACTTCCCGAAGCACAATCCGAAGTGATCCACGACATCGCCCACCACCCAGGCACCCGAATCGGAGCGGTCGCTCGACGGTTGGCGAAGCGGCCTAATACCGTCAGCACGCTCGTGCGCATTCTTACCGACAAGGATCTGATCGAACGACGCCCCGACCCCTCCGACGGTCGGGTCAGCACTCTGTACGTCAAGGACGAGCGAAGTGCCCGTCGTGATCGACGAACCGAACAGCGCATCCACGCACTCGCCGGAGAACTGTCGCACCTCACCCCGGAAGACGTGGACACACTCATTGCCGCCAGCCGAATTCTCGACAGCGTCAACTACTCGCTACGGGTTCACGCTCCCAGAGTCACAGCCGTCGCCGATTCCCAGCGAAGCACCGAATAA